A genomic region of Mus musculus strain C57BL/6J chromosome 7, GRCm38.p6 C57BL/6J contains the following coding sequences:
- the Cic gene encoding protein capicua homolog isoform X5 — protein sequence MYSAHRPLIPASGAASRGLGMFVWTNVEPRSVAVFPWHSLVPFLAPSQPDPSVQPSEAQQPASHPVASNQSKEPAESAAVAHEQPPGGTGGADPGRPPGAVCPESPGPGPPLTLGGVDPGKSLPPTTEEEAPGPPGEPRLDSETESDHDDAFLSIMSPEIQLPLPPGKRRTQSLSALPKERDSSSEKDGRSPNKREKDHIRRPMNAFMIFSKRHRALVHQRHPNQDNRTVSKILGEWWYALGPKEKQKYHDLAFQVKEAHFKAHPDWKWCNKDRKKSSSEAKPASLGLAGGHKETRERSMSETGTAAAPGVSSELLSVAAQTLLSSDTKVPGSGPCGAERLHAVGAPGSARPRAFSHSGVHSLDGGEVDSQALQELTQMVSGPASYSGPKPSPQYGAPGSFAAPGEGGTLATSGRPPLLPSRASRSQRAASEDMTSDEERMVICEEEGDDDVIADDSFGTTDIDLKCKERVTDSESGDSSGEDPEGNKGFGRKVFSPVIRSSFTHCRPTLDPEPPGPPDPPAAFSKGYGPTPSSSSSPASTSVSVSTSFSLGSGTFKTQESGQGSTAVPLRPPPPGAGGPATPSKATRFPPTDSATFRRKRPESVGSLEAPGPSVIAAPPSGGGNLLQTLVLPPSKEDREGTRVPSAPAPPLAYGAPAAPLCRPAATMVTNVVRPVSSTPVPIASKPFPTSGRAEASSNDIAGARTEMGTGSRVPGGSPMGVSLVYSDKKSAAAATSPAPHLVAGPLLGTVGKAPATVTNLLVGTPGYGAPASPAVQFIAQGAPGSATPAGSGASTGSGPNGPVPLGILQPGALGKAGGITQVQYILPTLPQQLQVAPAPAPAPGTKAAAPSGPAPTTSIRFTLPPGTSTNGKVLAATAPTAGIPILQSVPSAPPPKAQSVSPVQATPSGGSAQLLPGKVLVPLAAPSMSVRGGGAGQPLPLVSSPFSVPVQNGAQQPSKIIQLTPVPVSTPSGLVPPLSPATMPGPTSQPQKVLLPSSTRITYVQSAGGHTLPLGTSSACSQTGTVTSYGPTSSVALGFTSLGPSGPAFVQPLLSAGQAPLLAPGQVGVSPVPSPQLPPACTASGGPVITAFYPGSPAPTSAPLGPPSQAPPSLVYTVATSTTPPAATILPKGPPASATATPAPTSPFPSATGSMTYSLVAPKAQRPSPKAPQKVKAAIASIPVGSFESGTTGRPGSTPRQSSDSGVAREPAAPESELEGQPTPPAPPPPTETWPPTARSSPPPPLPAEERPGTKGPETASKFPSSSSDWRVPGLGLESRGEPPTPPSPAPATGPSGSSSGSSEGSSGRAAGDTPERKEVTSSGKKMKVRPPPLKKTFDSVDNRVLSEVDFEERFAELPEFRPEEVLPSPTLQSLATSPRAILGSYRKKRKNSTDLDSAPEDPTSPKRKMRRRSSCSSEPNTPKSAKCEGDIFTFDRTGTETEDVLGELEYEKVPYSSLRRTLDQRRALVMQLFQDHGFFPSAQATAAFQARYADIFPSKVCLQLKIREVRQKIMQAATPTEQPPGAEAPLPGPPPTGMAATPVPTPSPAGGPDPTSPGSDSGTAQVAPPLPPPPEPGPGQPGWEGAPQPSPPPSGPSTAATGR from the exons ATGTACTCGGCCCACAGGCCCCTGATACCCGCGTCTGGCGCGGCCTCTCGTGGCCTCGGCATGTTCG TGTGGACAAATGTCGAACCTCGTTCTGTGGCTGTGTTCCCCTGGCACTCCTTAGTCCCCTTCCTGGCACCCAGCCAGCCCGACCCCTCTGTGCAGCCTAGTGAGGCCCAGCAACCTGCCAGCCACCCTGTGGCCTCCAACCAGAGCAAAG AACCTGCTGAGTCTGCTGCTGTTGCTCATGAGCAGCCACCAGGAGGGACGGGGGGTGCTGACCCTGGACGGCCCCCTGGAGCAGTGTGCCCTGAGAGCCCAGGGCCTGGACCTCCACTTACTTTGGGTGGTGTGGATCCTGGTAAAAGTCTCCCCCCCACCACTGAGGAGGAGGCTCCTGGCCCTCCAGGAGAGCCCCGGCTGGACAGTGAGACCGAGAGTGATCATGATGATGC CTTCCTCTCCATCATGTCTCCTGAGATTCAGTTGCCTCTGCCACCTGGAAAGCGCCGCACCCAGTCTCTGAGTGCCTTGCCCAAGGAACGAGACTCATCTTCTGAAAAGGATGGACGAAGTCCTAACAAG CGGGAGAAGGACCATATTCGTCGGCCCATGAATGCCTTCATGATCTTCAGCAAGCGGCACCGGGCCTTGGTCCACCAGCGGCACCCCAACCAGGACAACCGGACTGTCAGCAAGATCCTGGGCGAGTGGTGGTACGCCCTGGGGCCCAAAGAGAAGCAGAAATACCACGACCTGGCCTTCCAG GTGAAAGAGGCCCACTTCAAGGCCCACCCAGATTGGAAATGGTGCAACAAGGACCGAAAGAAGTCCAGCTCAGAGGCCAAGCCTGCGAGCCTGGGTCTGGCAGGAGGGCACAAGGAGACGCGGGAACGGAGCATGTCGGAGACGGGAACTGCTGCTGCCCCTGGGG TGTCTTCTGAGCTCCTGTCTGTTGCTGCCCAGACACTTTTGAGCTCGGACACCAAGGTTCCAGGGAGTGGCCCCTGTGGAGCAGAACGGCTACACGCAGTTGGGGCACCTGGCTCAGCCCGACCCAGAGCCTTCTCCCACAGTGGGGTGCACAGTCTTGATGGTGGGGAAGTAGACAGCCAAGCACTTCAAGAACTGACCCAG ATGGTTTCTGGCCCCGCATCATACTCCGGCCCAAAGCCTTCCCCCCAGTATGGTGCTCCAGGATCTTTTGCAGCTCCTGGTGAAGGAGGTACCTTGGCCACTAGTGGGCGGCCTCCACTGTTGCCCTCCCGAGCCTCTCGTTCCCAGCGTGCAGCCAGTGAGGACATGACCAGTGATGAGGAGCGGATGGTCATCTGTGAGGAAGAAGGGGATGATGATGTCATTG CTGATGACAGCTTTGGCACCACCGACATTGATCTCAAGTGCAAGGAACGAGTGACTGACAGTGAAAGTGGAGACAGCTCTGGGGAGGACCCAGAGGGTAACAAG GGCTTTGGCCGTAAGGTGTTCTCACCTGTCATCCGCTCCTCCTTTACCCATTGCCGTCCAACCCTGGACCCTGAGCCTCCAGGGCCCCCGGATCCACCTGCAGCCTTCAGCAAAGGCTACGGTCCCACCCCATCATCCTCCTCTTCACCTGCTTCCACCTCAGTCTCAGTCTCCACCTCCTTTTCACTGGGCTCTGGAACCTTTAAGACCCAGGAGTCTGGTCAGGGCAGCACAGCGGTGCCACTACGGCCCCCACCCCCTGGAGCCGGGGGCCCAGCAACACCTTCCAAGGCCACTCGGTTTCCTCCTACGGATTCTGCCACCTTTCGGCGCAAGAGACCTGAAAGTGTTGGTAGCCTTGAAGCACCAGGCCCCTCTGTCATTGCAGCACCTCCCAGTGGGGGAGGAAACCTTCTGCAGACACTGGTTCTGCCTCCGAGCAAGGAGGATCGGGAGGGTACACGAGTgccctcagccccagccccaccacTGGCTTATGGGGCTCCCGCAGCCCCTCTGTGCCGCCCTGCTGCCACCATGGTCACCAATGTGGTACGGCCTGTCAGCAGCACTCCTGTGCCCATTGCCTCTAAGCCCTTTCCCACCTCTGGTCGGGCTGAGGCATCTTCAAATGACATAGCAGGTGCCAGGACTGAAATGGGCACAGGATCCCGGGTGCCTGGGGGCTCCCCAATGGGTGTCAGTTTAGTGTATTCAGATAAgaagtcagcagcagcagccacctcGCCAGCTCCACATTTGGTAGCTGGACCTTTATTGGGCACTGTGGGGAAGGCACCTGCTACTGTCACCAACTTGCTGGTAGGCACCCCAGGCTATGGGGCTCCTGCATCGCCTGCTGTTCAGTTTATTGCCCAGGGAGCCCCAGGCAGTGCAACCCCTGCAGGCTCAGGAGCAAGTACTGGGAGTGGCCCCAATGGGCCAGTACCCCTGGGCATCCTGCAGCCAGGTGCCCTAGGCAAGGCTGGGGGAATCACACAGGTGCAGTACATCCTGCCCACACTGCCCCAGCAGCTTCAAGTGGCACCTGCCCCAGCACCAGCCCCTGGGACCAAGGCAGCAGCTCCCAGTGGCCCTGCACCCACCACCAGCATCCGTTTCACCCTCCCTCCGGGCACCTCGACCAACGGCAAGGTCCTGGCTGCCACTGCACCCACTGCTGGCATCCCTATCCTGCAGTccgtaccctcagccccaccccctaAAG CCCAGTCAGTTTCTCCTGTCCAGGCCACACCTTCAGGTGGCTCAGCCCAGCTGCTGCCTGGGAAGGTGCTAGTCCCCCTGGCTGCCCCTAGCATGTCAGTTCGAGGTGGAGGGGCTGGTCAGCCACTGCCCCTGGTTAGCTCGcctttctcagtacctgtccaaaATGGTGCCCAACAACCTAGCAAG ATTATCCAGCTGACTCCTGTGCCTGTGAGCACACCTAGTGGCCTGGTACCACCCCTGAGCCCAGCTACAATGCCGGGACCCACATCACAGCCTCAGAAGGTCCTGTTGCCCTCTTCCACAAG AATCACCTATGTACAGTCAGCAGGTGGGCACACTCTGCCTCTAGGCACCAGTTCTGCATGCAGTCAGACTGGAACAGTGACCTCATATGGGCCCACCAGCTCTGTAGCTCTGGGCTTCACATCTTTGGGGCCCAGTGGTCCTGCCTTTGTACAGCCTCTGCTCTCAG CAGGCCAAGCTCCTTTGCTGGCTCCTGGCCAGGTGGGCGTGTCACCTGTGCCTAGTCCCCAGTTGCCTCCTGCCTGTACAGCCTCTGGAGGTCCTGTCATAACAGCATTTTACCCTGGCAGCCCTGCACCCACTTCAGCACCCCTGGGCCCACCTTCCCAAGCTccgccaagcctggtctacactgtaGCCACCAGTACCACTCCACCTGCTGCTACCATTCTGCCCAAGGGCCCACCAGCCTCTGCCACTGCCACTCCAGCCCCTACTAGTCCTTTCCCTAGCGCCACAG GCTCCATGACCTACAGCTTAGTGGCTCCCAAAGCTCAGCGACCCAGCCCAAAAGCTCCCCAGAAAGTAAAGGCAGCCATTGCCAGCATTCCTGTGGGGTCTTTTGAATCGGGTACTACTGGGCGGCCTGGATCTACACCCCGACAGTCTTCAGACTCTGGCGTAGCCAGAGAGCCTGCTGCCCCAGAATCAGAACTTGAGGGGCAGCCCACACccccagctcccccaccccccacagagaCCTGGCCTCCCACTGCCCGGAgcagtcccccaccccccttgcCTGCTGAGGAGCGACCTGGCACTAAAGGCCCTGAGACT GCCAGCAAATTCCCCAGCTCATCTTCAGACTGGCGAGTTCCTGGGCTGGGCCTGGAGAGTCGTGGGGAGCCTCCTACCCCTCCCAGCCCAGCTCCAGCCACAGGCCCCAGTGGaagcagcagtggcagcagcgAGGGCAGTAGTGGGAGGGCAGCTGGGGACACACCCGAGCGCAAGGAAGTCACTAGTTCTGGCAAGAAGATGAAGGTGCGGCCCCCACCCCTGAAGAAGACCTTTGACTCTGTGGACAA CAGGGTCCTGTCAGAAGTGGACTTTGAAGAGCGGTTTGCTGAGCTGCCGGAGTTTAGACCAGAGGAGGTGCTGCCCTCACCCaccctgcagtctctggccaccTCGCCTCGGGCTATCCTCGGCTCCTAccgaaagaagaggaagaattcCACGG ACCTAGACTCAGCACCTGAAGATCCCACCTCACCCAAGCGCAAGATGAGGAGACGTTCGAGCTGCAGCTCAGAGCCCAACACCCCCAAGAGTGCCAAGTGCGAGGGGGACATCTTCACCTTTGACCGCACAG GTACTGAGACAGAGGATGTGCTCGGGGAGCTGGAGTATGAGAAGGTGCCCTACTCATCACTGCGGCGCACCCTGGACCAACGGCGGGCCCTGGTCATGCAGCTCTTCCAGGACCATGGCTTCTTCCCATCAG CCCAGGCCACAGCAGCCTTCCAGGCCCGCTACGCAGACATCTTCCCATCCAAGGTGTGTCTGCAATTAAAGATCCGAGAGGTCCGCCAGAAGATCATGCAGGCAGCCACTCCCACAGAGCAGCCCCCTGGGGCTGAAGCCCCCCTCCCTGGACCACCCCCTACTGGCATGGCTGCTACTCCTGTCCCCACTCCCAGCCCTGCTGGGGGCCCTGACCCCACCTCTCCAGGCTCGGACTCTGGCACTGCCCAAGTTGCCCCGCCACTGCCTCCACCCCCAGAGCCTGGGCCTGGACAGCCTGGCTGGGAGGGGGCTCCCCAGCCCTCACCACCTCCCTCTGGCCCTTCCACAGCTGCCACAGGCAGGTGA
- the Cic gene encoding protein capicua homolog isoform CIC-S (isoform CIC-S is encoded by transcript variant 1) has product MYSAHRPLIPASGAASRGLGMFVWTNVEPRSVAVFPWHSLVPFLAPSQPDPSVQPSEAQQPASHPVASNQSKEPAESAAVAHEQPPGGTGGADPGRPPGAVCPESPGPGPPLTLGGVDPGKSLPPTTEEEAPGPPGEPRLDSETESDHDDAFLSIMSPEIQLPLPPGKRRTQSLSALPKERDSSSEKDGRSPNKREKDHIRRPMNAFMIFSKRHRALVHQRHPNQDNRTVSKILGEWWYALGPKEKQKYHDLAFQVKEAHFKAHPDWKWCNKDRKKSSSEAKPASLGLAGGHKETRERSMSETGTAAAPGVSSELLSVAAQTLLSSDTKVPGSGPCGAERLHAVGAPGSARPRAFSHSGVHSLDGGEVDSQALQELTQMVSGPASYSGPKPSPQYGAPGSFAAPGEGGTLATSGRPPLLPSRASRSQRAASEDMTSDEERMVICEEEGDDDVIADDSFGTTDIDLKCKERVTDSESGDSSGEDPEGNKGFGRKVFSPVIRSSFTHCRPTLDPEPPGPPDPPAAFSKGYGPTPSSSSSPASTSVSVSTSFSLGSGTFKTQESGQGSTAVPLRPPPPGAGGPATPSKATRFPPTDSATFRRKRPESVGSLEAPGPSVIAAPPSGGGNLLQTLVLPPSKEDREGTRVPSAPAPPLAYGAPAAPLCRPAATMVTNVVRPVSSTPVPIASKPFPTSGRAEASSNDIAGARTEMGTGSRVPGGSPMGVSLVYSDKKSAAAATSPAPHLVAGPLLGTVGKAPATVTNLLVGTPGYGAPASPAVQFIAQGAPGSATPAGSGASTGSGPNGPVPLGILQPGALGKAGGITQVQYILPTLPQQLQVAPAPAPAPGTKAAAPSGPAPTTSIRFTLPPGTSTNGKVLAATAPTAGIPILQSVPSAPPPKAQSVSPVQATPSGGSAQLLPGKVLVPLAAPSMSVRGGGAGQPLPLVSSPFSVPVQNGAQQPSKIIQLTPVPVSTPSGLVPPLSPATMPGPTSQPQKVLLPSSTRITYVQSAGGHTLPLGTSSACSQTGTVTSYGPTSSVALGFTSLGPSGPAFVQPLLSGQAPLLAPGQVGVSPVPSPQLPPACTASGGPVITAFYPGSPAPTSAPLGPPSQAPPSLVYTVATSTTPPAATILPKGPPASATATPAPTSPFPSATGSMTYSLVAPKAQRPSPKAPQKVKAAIASIPVGSFESGTTGRPGSTPRQSSDSGVAREPAAPESELEGQPTPPAPPPPTETWPPTARSSPPPPLPAEERPGTKGPETASKFPSSSSDWRVPGLGLESRGEPPTPPSPAPATGPSGSSSGSSEGSSGRAAGDTPERKEVTSSGKKMKVRPPPLKKTFDSVDNRVLSEVDFEERFAELPEFRPEEVLPSPTLQSLATSPRAILGSYRKKRKNSTDLDSAPEDPTSPKRKMRRRSSCSSEPNTPKSAKCEGDIFTFDRTGTETEDVLGELEYEKVPYSSLRRTLDQRRALVMQLFQDHGFFPSAQATAAFQARYADIFPSKVCLQLKIREVRQKIMQAATPTEQPPGAEAPLPGPPPTGMAATPVPTPSPAGGPDPTSPGSDSGTAQVAPPLPPPPEPGPGQPGWEGAPQPSPPPSGPSTAATGR; this is encoded by the exons ATGTACTCGGCCCACAGGCCCCTGATACCCGCGTCTGGCGCGGCCTCTCGTGGCCTCGGCATGTTCG TGTGGACAAATGTCGAACCTCGTTCTGTGGCTGTGTTCCCCTGGCACTCCTTAGTCCCCTTCCTGGCACCCAGCCAGCCCGACCCCTCTGTGCAGCCTAGTGAGGCCCAGCAACCTGCCAGCCACCCTGTGGCCTCCAACCAGAGCAAAG AACCTGCTGAGTCTGCTGCTGTTGCTCATGAGCAGCCACCAGGAGGGACGGGGGGTGCTGACCCTGGACGGCCCCCTGGAGCAGTGTGCCCTGAGAGCCCAGGGCCTGGACCTCCACTTACTTTGGGTGGTGTGGATCCTGGTAAAAGTCTCCCCCCCACCACTGAGGAGGAGGCTCCTGGCCCTCCAGGAGAGCCCCGGCTGGACAGTGAGACCGAGAGTGATCATGATGATGC CTTCCTCTCCATCATGTCTCCTGAGATTCAGTTGCCTCTGCCACCTGGAAAGCGCCGCACCCAGTCTCTGAGTGCCTTGCCCAAGGAACGAGACTCATCTTCTGAAAAGGATGGACGAAGTCCTAACAAG CGGGAGAAGGACCATATTCGTCGGCCCATGAATGCCTTCATGATCTTCAGCAAGCGGCACCGGGCCTTGGTCCACCAGCGGCACCCCAACCAGGACAACCGGACTGTCAGCAAGATCCTGGGCGAGTGGTGGTACGCCCTGGGGCCCAAAGAGAAGCAGAAATACCACGACCTGGCCTTCCAG GTGAAAGAGGCCCACTTCAAGGCCCACCCAGATTGGAAATGGTGCAACAAGGACCGAAAGAAGTCCAGCTCAGAGGCCAAGCCTGCGAGCCTGGGTCTGGCAGGAGGGCACAAGGAGACGCGGGAACGGAGCATGTCGGAGACGGGAACTGCTGCTGCCCCTGGGG TGTCTTCTGAGCTCCTGTCTGTTGCTGCCCAGACACTTTTGAGCTCGGACACCAAGGTTCCAGGGAGTGGCCCCTGTGGAGCAGAACGGCTACACGCAGTTGGGGCACCTGGCTCAGCCCGACCCAGAGCCTTCTCCCACAGTGGGGTGCACAGTCTTGATGGTGGGGAAGTAGACAGCCAAGCACTTCAAGAACTGACCCAG ATGGTTTCTGGCCCCGCATCATACTCCGGCCCAAAGCCTTCCCCCCAGTATGGTGCTCCAGGATCTTTTGCAGCTCCTGGTGAAGGAGGTACCTTGGCCACTAGTGGGCGGCCTCCACTGTTGCCCTCCCGAGCCTCTCGTTCCCAGCGTGCAGCCAGTGAGGACATGACCAGTGATGAGGAGCGGATGGTCATCTGTGAGGAAGAAGGGGATGATGATGTCATTG CTGATGACAGCTTTGGCACCACCGACATTGATCTCAAGTGCAAGGAACGAGTGACTGACAGTGAAAGTGGAGACAGCTCTGGGGAGGACCCAGAGGGTAACAAG GGCTTTGGCCGTAAGGTGTTCTCACCTGTCATCCGCTCCTCCTTTACCCATTGCCGTCCAACCCTGGACCCTGAGCCTCCAGGGCCCCCGGATCCACCTGCAGCCTTCAGCAAAGGCTACGGTCCCACCCCATCATCCTCCTCTTCACCTGCTTCCACCTCAGTCTCAGTCTCCACCTCCTTTTCACTGGGCTCTGGAACCTTTAAGACCCAGGAGTCTGGTCAGGGCAGCACAGCGGTGCCACTACGGCCCCCACCCCCTGGAGCCGGGGGCCCAGCAACACCTTCCAAGGCCACTCGGTTTCCTCCTACGGATTCTGCCACCTTTCGGCGCAAGAGACCTGAAAGTGTTGGTAGCCTTGAAGCACCAGGCCCCTCTGTCATTGCAGCACCTCCCAGTGGGGGAGGAAACCTTCTGCAGACACTGGTTCTGCCTCCGAGCAAGGAGGATCGGGAGGGTACACGAGTgccctcagccccagccccaccacTGGCTTATGGGGCTCCCGCAGCCCCTCTGTGCCGCCCTGCTGCCACCATGGTCACCAATGTGGTACGGCCTGTCAGCAGCACTCCTGTGCCCATTGCCTCTAAGCCCTTTCCCACCTCTGGTCGGGCTGAGGCATCTTCAAATGACATAGCAGGTGCCAGGACTGAAATGGGCACAGGATCCCGGGTGCCTGGGGGCTCCCCAATGGGTGTCAGTTTAGTGTATTCAGATAAgaagtcagcagcagcagccacctcGCCAGCTCCACATTTGGTAGCTGGACCTTTATTGGGCACTGTGGGGAAGGCACCTGCTACTGTCACCAACTTGCTGGTAGGCACCCCAGGCTATGGGGCTCCTGCATCGCCTGCTGTTCAGTTTATTGCCCAGGGAGCCCCAGGCAGTGCAACCCCTGCAGGCTCAGGAGCAAGTACTGGGAGTGGCCCCAATGGGCCAGTACCCCTGGGCATCCTGCAGCCAGGTGCCCTAGGCAAGGCTGGGGGAATCACACAGGTGCAGTACATCCTGCCCACACTGCCCCAGCAGCTTCAAGTGGCACCTGCCCCAGCACCAGCCCCTGGGACCAAGGCAGCAGCTCCCAGTGGCCCTGCACCCACCACCAGCATCCGTTTCACCCTCCCTCCGGGCACCTCGACCAACGGCAAGGTCCTGGCTGCCACTGCACCCACTGCTGGCATCCCTATCCTGCAGTccgtaccctcagccccaccccctaAAG CCCAGTCAGTTTCTCCTGTCCAGGCCACACCTTCAGGTGGCTCAGCCCAGCTGCTGCCTGGGAAGGTGCTAGTCCCCCTGGCTGCCCCTAGCATGTCAGTTCGAGGTGGAGGGGCTGGTCAGCCACTGCCCCTGGTTAGCTCGcctttctcagtacctgtccaaaATGGTGCCCAACAACCTAGCAAG ATTATCCAGCTGACTCCTGTGCCTGTGAGCACACCTAGTGGCCTGGTACCACCCCTGAGCCCAGCTACAATGCCGGGACCCACATCACAGCCTCAGAAGGTCCTGTTGCCCTCTTCCACAAG AATCACCTATGTACAGTCAGCAGGTGGGCACACTCTGCCTCTAGGCACCAGTTCTGCATGCAGTCAGACTGGAACAGTGACCTCATATGGGCCCACCAGCTCTGTAGCTCTGGGCTTCACATCTTTGGGGCCCAGTGGTCCTGCCTTTGTACAGCCTCTGCTCTCAG GCCAAGCTCCTTTGCTGGCTCCTGGCCAGGTGGGCGTGTCACCTGTGCCTAGTCCCCAGTTGCCTCCTGCCTGTACAGCCTCTGGAGGTCCTGTCATAACAGCATTTTACCCTGGCAGCCCTGCACCCACTTCAGCACCCCTGGGCCCACCTTCCCAAGCTccgccaagcctggtctacactgtaGCCACCAGTACCACTCCACCTGCTGCTACCATTCTGCCCAAGGGCCCACCAGCCTCTGCCACTGCCACTCCAGCCCCTACTAGTCCTTTCCCTAGCGCCACAG GCTCCATGACCTACAGCTTAGTGGCTCCCAAAGCTCAGCGACCCAGCCCAAAAGCTCCCCAGAAAGTAAAGGCAGCCATTGCCAGCATTCCTGTGGGGTCTTTTGAATCGGGTACTACTGGGCGGCCTGGATCTACACCCCGACAGTCTTCAGACTCTGGCGTAGCCAGAGAGCCTGCTGCCCCAGAATCAGAACTTGAGGGGCAGCCCACACccccagctcccccaccccccacagagaCCTGGCCTCCCACTGCCCGGAgcagtcccccaccccccttgcCTGCTGAGGAGCGACCTGGCACTAAAGGCCCTGAGACT GCCAGCAAATTCCCCAGCTCATCTTCAGACTGGCGAGTTCCTGGGCTGGGCCTGGAGAGTCGTGGGGAGCCTCCTACCCCTCCCAGCCCAGCTCCAGCCACAGGCCCCAGTGGaagcagcagtggcagcagcgAGGGCAGTAGTGGGAGGGCAGCTGGGGACACACCCGAGCGCAAGGAAGTCACTAGTTCTGGCAAGAAGATGAAGGTGCGGCCCCCACCCCTGAAGAAGACCTTTGACTCTGTGGACAA CAGGGTCCTGTCAGAAGTGGACTTTGAAGAGCGGTTTGCTGAGCTGCCGGAGTTTAGACCAGAGGAGGTGCTGCCCTCACCCaccctgcagtctctggccaccTCGCCTCGGGCTATCCTCGGCTCCTAccgaaagaagaggaagaattcCACGG ACCTAGACTCAGCACCTGAAGATCCCACCTCACCCAAGCGCAAGATGAGGAGACGTTCGAGCTGCAGCTCAGAGCCCAACACCCCCAAGAGTGCCAAGTGCGAGGGGGACATCTTCACCTTTGACCGCACAG GTACTGAGACAGAGGATGTGCTCGGGGAGCTGGAGTATGAGAAGGTGCCCTACTCATCACTGCGGCGCACCCTGGACCAACGGCGGGCCCTGGTCATGCAGCTCTTCCAGGACCATGGCTTCTTCCCATCAG CCCAGGCCACAGCAGCCTTCCAGGCCCGCTACGCAGACATCTTCCCATCCAAGGTGTGTCTGCAATTAAAGATCCGAGAGGTCCGCCAGAAGATCATGCAGGCAGCCACTCCCACAGAGCAGCCCCCTGGGGCTGAAGCCCCCCTCCCTGGACCACCCCCTACTGGCATGGCTGCTACTCCTGTCCCCACTCCCAGCCCTGCTGGGGGCCCTGACCCCACCTCTCCAGGCTCGGACTCTGGCACTGCCCAAGTTGCCCCGCCACTGCCTCCACCCCCAGAGCCTGGGCCTGGACAGCCTGGCTGGGAGGGGGCTCCCCAGCCCTCACCACCTCCCTCTGGCCCTTCCACAGCTGCCACAGGCAGGTGA